In the genome of Natronomonas salina, the window ACGCGCATCCCCCGGGACCGCACGCTCGCCTTGCTCTCGCCGGCCTCGATGACATCGTCGGCGTCCGCCCAGCCCTCGAAGTGGTCGACGACGGCCTGGGCGTCGTCGCTGGCGACGAGGACGTCCACGTCGCCGATGGTCGGCCGCCAGCGACGGAGCGACCCCGCGACGTCGACGCGCTCGACGGCCGGGCTCTCCTCGAGGAACCCGACGACGCGGTCGGCGACCGGCCGCGCCTCCCCGAGCAGGCTGCGCTTCCTGGCCTCCCTGGCGAAGGGGATCTTCTCGAGGATGTTCTGCTCGGTCTTCTCGCCGAAGCCCTTGACCTCCCGGATCTCCCCGGCCTCGGCGGCGGCCTCGAGTTCGTCCAGCGTCTCGACGCCGAGGGCGTCGTAGAGGTCCTTGACGGTCCTCGGGCCGACGCCCTCGACGGCGGTGAGGGCGTCCATCTCGACCGGCAGCTCCGCTTGGAGCTCCTCGAGCTCCTCGATCGTCCCGGTCTCGAGGTACTCGACGGTCTTCGAGGCGAAGGCCTCGCCGACGTCCTCGATCTCCAGCAGGGCCTCCTCGCCGCCCTCCTCGTAGAGCTTGCCGACGCCGACCGGCTGGGCCCGAATGCTGTCGGCCGCGCGGCGGTACGTGATCGGCTTGTAGTCGACGCCGCGGGCCTCGAGGTGGTCGGCCATCTCCTCCAGCAGCGCCGCGACCTCGGCGTTCTCGCTCACGGCGTCACCGCCCCCGGACCTGCGGGCCGTCCTCGTCGCGGCCGAGCGCCTGCTTCAGGAAGTCCATCCAGCGCTTCGTGTCCATCGCTTCCTGGCGCTGCGCCTCGGCCTCGATGTCCTCGTGGCCGAGGTTCTGGAGGCCCTCCAGGGCCCGGTCGATGCCGACGATGGCGTCGGCCTCCCGGTCGCCCTCCTCGTAGGAGATCTCCCCCTCCTCGATGCGGCGCTTGCGCTCCAGCCGCTCCCGACGGAGGTTCTTCTTGGCCTCCTCGACCCGCTCTCGCTCGCCCGCCGGGACCGTCTCCCGGCGCTTGATCTCGAAGACGAACTCCCGGAGCTCGACCGTCTCGCCCTGGATGTCGATGCGCTCGGGGATGTCCACGCCGAGCGTCGCGCTCTCCCGGTCGATGCGCTCGAGGAGCTGTTTGCGTTCGTACTCCTGCACGCCCACGCCTTCGGACCGGAGGCGCAAATAACAATCGCCGGCCGGCCGGGACCGCGACATATCCCAACGACTTTGCCGGCTGACGGGCTACGAGTGGCCAATGGCGAAGTGCGACGCGTGCGGCGCCCACGAGAACATGCCGTACAACTGCCGGCACTGCGGCGGCACGTTCTGCAGCGAACACCGGCTGCCGGAGAACCACGGCTGCCCAGGGCTCGACCAGTGGAACGACCCCGACGGCGTTTTCGACAGTGGCTTCGACGACTCGGTGAGCGGTCGCGGCGGCTCCGGCAGCCTCCTCGACCGCATCCCCGGGACCGGCGCCGGCGGCCCGCTGGGCTACTTCCGCGGCAACGTCTCCTACCTCTTCCTCGGGATCATCTTCATCGTCTTCCTGCTGGAGTTCGTCGTCTACGCAGTGGCTCCCCAGTACTTCGAGGCGCTGTTCATCCTCTCCTCGGAGAACCCCGAGTACGTCTGGACGTGGGTCACGTCCGTCTTCTCCCACGACCCCGGCGGCATCTGGCACATCTTCGGGAACGGCATCGTGCTGTTCTTCTTCGGGCCCGTCGTCGAGCGCCAGATCGGCTCCCGGAAGTTCGCCGCGCTGTTCCTGATCAGCGGGATGGCCGCCGGCCTCGGCCAGATCGCCTTCGGGTTCGCCATCGGCAACCCCGTCGGCGGCGTCCTCGGCGCCTCGGGCGCCATCATGGCCATCCTCGGCGTCCTGACGATGACGAGTCCGGACATGAAGGTCCTGCTGTACTTCTTCATCCCGGTCCCCATCTGGCTGCTGACCCTCGGCTACGCGGGACTGTCGGTCGCCGGC includes:
- a CDS encoding DUF5788 family protein — encoded protein: MQEYERKQLLERIDRESATLGVDIPERIDIQGETVELREFVFEIKRRETVPAGERERVEEAKKNLRRERLERKRRIEEGEISYEEGDREADAIVGIDRALEGLQNLGHEDIEAEAQRQEAMDTKRWMDFLKQALGRDEDGPQVRGR
- a CDS encoding rhomboid family intramembrane serine protease, with the protein product MAKCDACGAHENMPYNCRHCGGTFCSEHRLPENHGCPGLDQWNDPDGVFDSGFDDSVSGRGGSGSLLDRIPGTGAGGPLGYFRGNVSYLFLGIIFIVFLLEFVVYAVAPQYFEALFILSSENPEYVWTWVTSVFSHDPGGIWHIFGNGIVLFFFGPVVERQIGSRKFAALFLISGMAAGLGQIAFGFAIGNPVGGVLGASGAIMAILGVLTMTSPDMKVLLYFFIPVPIWLLTLGYAGLSVAGALSVGGIMDNVAHVAHLVGLLIGLWYGQRVKDRIGRGPQRLQLGGGRGPGGPGGPGGPGRP